The following proteins come from a genomic window of Pseudomonas sp. WJP1:
- a CDS encoding MFS transporter, with product MANPYRELFNAPGSRAFVLAGMIARMPISMTGIGLITMLSQLQGGYGLAGAVAATFALATAFCAPQVSRLVDRFGQRRILPVSALIGGGALLLVLLCTRLQAPNWTLFVFAAIAGCMPSMSAMVRARWTELYRGQPQLQTAYALESVLDEVCFIVGPPLSVGLCVVAFPEAGPLAALLMLAIGVTAFVLQRSTEPPVHAHEEHHQGSIIRSREIQWLMLLMVAMGTIVGVVDVVSVAFAQHQGQPAAASIVLSVYAIGSCLAGLAFGALRSKVPLPRLFLYGGVATAVTTLPLLLAANILGLSLAVFVAGLFFAPTLIVAMALVEQIVPPAKLTEGLTWLVTGLSIGVAIGAAGSGWMVDAFGARSGFWLAIAAGAVVLGSAIQSYRHLK from the coding sequence ATGGCAAATCCTTACCGCGAGCTGTTCAATGCCCCAGGCAGCAGAGCTTTCGTGCTGGCCGGGATGATCGCGCGCATGCCGATTTCCATGACTGGCATCGGCCTGATCACCATGCTGTCGCAATTGCAGGGCGGCTACGGCCTGGCCGGGGCGGTGGCGGCGACCTTTGCCCTGGCCACGGCATTTTGTGCGCCGCAGGTGTCGCGGCTGGTGGACCGGTTTGGCCAGCGCCGGATCCTGCCGGTGTCGGCGCTGATCGGGGGCGGGGCATTGTTGCTGGTGTTGCTCTGCACCCGGTTGCAGGCGCCGAACTGGACGTTGTTTGTGTTCGCCGCGATCGCCGGTTGCATGCCGAGCATGTCGGCGATGGTCCGGGCGCGCTGGACCGAGTTGTATCGCGGCCAGCCGCAACTGCAAACCGCCTATGCCCTGGAATCGGTGCTCGACGAAGTCTGCTTCATCGTCGGGCCACCGCTGTCGGTGGGTTTATGCGTGGTGGCGTTCCCCGAAGCCGGGCCGTTGGCGGCGTTGCTGATGCTGGCGATCGGGGTCACGGCTTTCGTGTTGCAACGCAGCACCGAGCCGCCGGTGCATGCCCATGAGGAACACCATCAAGGCTCGATCATCCGTTCCCGCGAGATTCAGTGGCTGATGCTGCTGATGGTCGCCATGGGCACCATCGTCGGGGTGGTGGATGTGGTCAGCGTGGCCTTTGCCCAGCACCAGGGCCAACCGGCCGCGGCGAGTATCGTGTTGTCGGTGTATGCGATCGGGTCGTGCCTGGCCGGATTGGCGTTCGGTGCGTTGCGTTCGAAAGTGCCGTTGCCGCGCCTGTTTCTTTACGGCGGGGTCGCGACGGCGGTGACGACCTTGCCGTTGCTGCTGGCGGCGAACATTCTCGGGTTGTCCCTGGCGGTGTTCGTCGCCGGGCTGTTTTTTGCGCCGACCCTGATTGTCGCCATGGCCCTGGTGGAGCAAATCGTGCCACCGGCCAAACTCACGGAAGGCCTGACCTGGCTGGTGACTGGGTTGAGCATCGGGGTGGCGATCGGTGCAGCGGGGTCGGGGTGGATGGTGGATGCGTTCGGGGCGCGCAGCGGGTTTTGGCTGGCGATTGCGGCGGGGGCGGTCGTCCTCGGTTCCGCGATCCAAAGCTATCGCCACCTGAAATGA
- a CDS encoding SRPBCC family protein, whose translation MKPVPNSFERKIMLKSPRAHVWRALVDAEAFGQWFGVALEGRRFIAGEWTQGQVTYPGYEHVLWNVLVERVEPQQLFSFRWHPYAVNPKIDYSQEPTTLVKFELQDYENGTLLKVSESGFAHIPDIRQKEAYYMDSRGWEEQLSRLEQFLVENAKARERGNE comes from the coding sequence ATGAAACCAGTACCCAACAGTTTTGAACGCAAAATCATGCTCAAGTCGCCCCGCGCCCATGTGTGGCGCGCTTTGGTGGATGCCGAGGCGTTCGGTCAGTGGTTCGGCGTTGCGCTTGAAGGCCGGCGGTTCATCGCCGGCGAGTGGACGCAGGGGCAGGTTACGTATCCCGGTTATGAACATGTGTTGTGGAATGTGCTGGTCGAGCGGGTCGAGCCGCAACAGCTGTTTTCCTTTCGCTGGCACCCCTACGCGGTGAACCCCAAAATCGACTACTCCCAGGAGCCCACCACGCTGGTCAAGTTCGAACTGCAGGATTACGAAAACGGCACGTTGCTCAAGGTTTCCGAGTCAGGCTTCGCTCACATTCCCGACATACGCCAGAAGGAAGCGTATTACATGGACAGCCGTGGCTGGGAAGAGCAATTGAGCCGACTGGAACAATTTCTCGTCGAAAACGCCAAGGCCCGCGAGCGGGGGAATGAGTGA
- a CDS encoding alpha/beta fold hydrolase translates to MNNDVRIQHVLTPGLNLAYEEHGPITGDPVILLHGFPYSPRAYDEIAPRLASKGYRVIVPYLRGYGPTRFNNPDTLRSGQQAALAQDLLDLMDVLGIPQAALCGYDWGGRAACIVAALWPERVRCLVTGDGYNLQDIPHSSRPLDPETEHRLWYQYYFHTPRGVAGLTENRRALCELLWKLWSPTWAKGPELYPLSAPAFDNPDFVEVVIHSYRHRFMYASGDPALEWMEEALARQPLISVPTISLCGADDGVGPAPEIDDDIEHFTGHYERRVLAGVGHNIPEEAPEATLKALLDLLQH, encoded by the coding sequence ATGAACAATGATGTGCGGATACAACATGTCCTGACTCCTGGCCTGAACCTCGCCTATGAGGAGCACGGCCCCATCACCGGCGACCCAGTCATTTTGCTCCATGGCTTCCCCTATTCCCCGCGCGCTTACGACGAAATCGCTCCACGGCTCGCTTCAAAGGGCTACCGCGTGATCGTCCCCTATCTGCGCGGCTACGGCCCGACCCGCTTCAACAACCCCGACACCCTGCGCTCCGGTCAGCAAGCCGCCCTGGCCCAGGATTTGCTCGATCTGATGGACGTCCTTGGCATCCCGCAAGCGGCCCTTTGCGGCTACGACTGGGGTGGTCGGGCGGCGTGCATCGTGGCGGCGCTGTGGCCGGAGCGGGTTCGTTGCCTGGTGACGGGGGATGGTTACAACCTGCAGGACATTCCCCATTCAAGCCGGCCACTGGACCCGGAAACCGAGCATCGCCTCTGGTACCAGTACTATTTCCACACTCCACGGGGCGTCGCCGGCCTGACGGAGAATCGCCGGGCCCTGTGTGAATTGCTCTGGAAATTGTGGTCGCCGACCTGGGCCAAGGGTCCTGAGCTGTACCCGCTGAGCGCGCCTGCCTTCGACAACCCGGATTTTGTCGAAGTGGTGATTCACTCGTACCGGCACCGGTTCATGTATGCGTCCGGCGATCCGGCGCTGGAGTGGATGGAAGAAGCCCTGGCCCGACAGCCACTGATCAGCGTGCCGACGATTTCCCTGTGTGGTGCCGACGATGGCGTGGGCCCGGCGCCCGAGATCGACGACGACATCGAGCACTTCACCGGGCATTACGAGCGCCGGGTGCTGGCCGGTGTAGGGCACAACATTCCCGAAGAAGCGCCCGAGGCCACGCTCAAGGCATTACTGGATCTGCTGCAGCACTGA
- a CDS encoding BRCT domain-containing protein: MVDLHQEFQNSGFFHEARIDRRSADALVGIAAGLAADGKINLQEAEFLKSWIETHLCHLGDPVVNILYKRLASMLSDGVLDSDESAELLDMLHQFAGLPVGSEQICTTPNSLPLDNPAPDLSWADRVFLFTGVMAYGPRKDCESLIVERGGLIGGSVSKKVHYLVVGSIGNDQWLHSSYGTKIKKAVELRESGVPIAIISEDHWQRVLFG; this comes from the coding sequence ATGGTCGACTTACATCAGGAGTTTCAAAACAGCGGTTTTTTCCACGAAGCACGAATTGACAGGAGATCGGCTGATGCACTAGTTGGTATCGCTGCAGGGCTCGCCGCTGACGGCAAAATCAACCTGCAAGAAGCCGAGTTTCTCAAGTCATGGATCGAAACTCATCTATGCCATCTCGGCGATCCCGTCGTGAACATTCTCTATAAACGCCTTGCAAGCATGCTGAGCGATGGTGTGTTGGACTCCGACGAGTCTGCCGAGCTACTGGATATGCTCCACCAGTTCGCAGGCCTGCCCGTGGGCTCGGAGCAAATCTGTACCACTCCTAATAGCCTTCCTCTCGATAATCCCGCCCCCGATCTGAGTTGGGCTGATCGTGTTTTCCTGTTCACCGGAGTGATGGCTTACGGCCCGCGCAAAGATTGTGAATCACTCATTGTTGAACGTGGGGGATTGATCGGTGGATCTGTCAGCAAGAAAGTCCATTATCTTGTGGTTGGCAGTATCGGCAACGATCAGTGGTTACACAGCAGCTATGGAACAAAAATCAAAAAAGCCGTTGAACTGAGGGAAAGTGGCGTTCCCATTGCAATCATCAGTGAAGATCATTGGCAAAGGGTGCTTTTCGGATAA
- the inhA gene encoding isonitrile hydratase, with protein sequence MTLQIGFLLFPQVQQLDLTGPYDVLASLPDVKVHLIWKDLMPITASTGLVLKPTVTFDDCPALDVICVPGGSGVGPLMEDESTLAFIKAQAANARYVTSVCTGALVLGAAGLLKGKRATTHWAYHELLAPLGAIAVADRVVRDGNLLTGGGITAGIDFALTLAAELFDQDTAELVQLQLEYAPAPPFQAGSPKTAPARVLEEARQRAASSLKLRAQITERAATKLG encoded by the coding sequence ATGACCTTGCAGATCGGTTTTCTGTTGTTTCCACAGGTGCAGCAACTCGACCTTACCGGCCCTTACGACGTTCTGGCGTCGCTGCCGGATGTGAAGGTGCATCTGATCTGGAAGGACCTGATGCCCATCACCGCCAGCACCGGGCTGGTGCTCAAGCCGACCGTGACTTTCGACGACTGCCCGGCGCTGGATGTGATTTGCGTACCCGGTGGCAGCGGGGTCGGGCCGTTGATGGAGGATGAGTCAACGCTGGCGTTCATCAAGGCCCAGGCCGCCAATGCGCGCTATGTGACGTCGGTGTGCACCGGTGCGCTGGTGCTCGGTGCGGCGGGCCTGCTCAAGGGTAAACGCGCCACCACTCACTGGGCATATCACGAATTGCTGGCGCCGCTGGGGGCGATTGCGGTGGCGGATCGGGTGGTGCGCGACGGCAATCTGCTGACCGGTGGCGGGATTACTGCAGGCATTGATTTTGCCCTGACCCTGGCCGCTGAGCTGTTCGATCAGGACACTGCTGAGTTGGTGCAACTGCAACTGGAATACGCGCCTGCGCCGCCATTCCAGGCCGGTAGCCCGAAAACGGCGCCCGCCCGCGTGCTGGAGGAAGCTCGCCAACGTGCCGCCAGTTCATTGAAACTGCGCGCGCAAATCACCGAGCGGGCGGCGACGAAACTCGGCTGA
- the peaD gene encoding quinohemoprotein amine dehydrogenase subunit beta, which translates to MHSIKACGLAAFAVLSTFSLAVLADENTALQDGHEYMLTTNYPNNLHVIDLATDTLYKTCKMPDAFGPGSVQLSPDRKTAYVLNNHYADVYGVELDSCKQVFHASITQKPGEKAKSMFAFTVSHDGKELYTVANPTLMMNDRYEVQQPRLDVYKTDAGMDAKPVRSFPAPRQLTIMQSGDDGTLYVAGADIYKVNVQTGKFDVLIPSRHWKRPNYSAPDVLYVWNQQTYRHDFSLLYTAAKFKDKKQDPATAEYLYGLFSVDLKTGKTETTDFGPLTEIYFSGMRSPKDPNLMFGVLNRLAKYDIKEKKMLQAATLDHSYYCISFNKDGSKIYLAGTFNDVAIFDADSLKQVGKIKLPGGDMAITTAQIFVR; encoded by the coding sequence ATGCACAGCATCAAAGCCTGCGGCCTGGCCGCGTTCGCCGTCCTGAGTACGTTTTCGCTCGCTGTTCTGGCCGATGAAAACACCGCGCTGCAAGACGGTCACGAATACATGTTGACCACCAATTACCCGAACAACCTGCACGTGATCGACCTGGCCACCGACACCTTGTACAAGACCTGCAAGATGCCCGACGCCTTCGGTCCTGGCAGCGTGCAATTGTCGCCGGACCGCAAGACCGCCTACGTGCTGAACAACCACTACGCGGATGTCTACGGCGTCGAGCTGGACAGCTGCAAGCAGGTGTTCCACGCCAGCATCACGCAAAAACCGGGAGAGAAAGCCAAGTCCATGTTCGCCTTCACCGTCAGCCATGACGGCAAGGAGCTGTACACCGTCGCCAATCCAACGCTGATGATGAACGATCGCTACGAAGTGCAGCAGCCACGGTTAGACGTGTACAAGACCGACGCCGGCATGGACGCCAAGCCGGTGCGCAGTTTTCCGGCGCCTCGCCAGCTGACCATCATGCAGAGCGGTGACGACGGCACGCTGTACGTGGCCGGGGCGGATATCTACAAGGTCAATGTGCAAACCGGCAAGTTCGACGTGCTGATCCCCAGCCGTCACTGGAAACGCCCAAACTACAGCGCGCCGGACGTGCTCTACGTGTGGAACCAGCAGACCTACCGGCATGATTTCTCGCTGCTCTACACCGCGGCGAAATTCAAGGACAAGAAGCAGGACCCGGCCACCGCGGAATATCTGTACGGCCTGTTCAGTGTCGACCTGAAGACCGGCAAGACCGAAACCACCGATTTCGGCCCCCTGACGGAGATCTACTTCAGCGGCATGCGCTCGCCCAAAGACCCGAACCTGATGTTTGGCGTGCTCAACCGCCTGGCCAAGTACGACATCAAGGAGAAGAAAATGCTCCAGGCGGCGACGCTTGATCACTCCTACTACTGCATTTCCTTCAACAAGGACGGCAGCAAGATCTACCTGGCCGGCACCTTCAACGATGTGGCGATCTTTGATGCCGACAGCTTGAAGCAGGTGGGCAAGATCAAGCTGCCGGGTGGGGATATGGCGATTACGACTGCGCAGATTTTTGTGCGGTAA
- a CDS encoding GlxA family transcriptional regulator, with protein sequence MSKTIHVLAFANVQVLDVTGPLQVFASANDIARQQGSPPPYAPSVITSSGGAVMSSAGLALLAEPLPEQGSDTLIIAGGWGVYAAAQDPSLVSWVREHAATCRRVASVCTGAFLLAASGWLDGRRVVTHWTRCEQLAQQHPRLQVEPNPIFINDGPVWTSAGVTAGIDLALAMVEADLGRTMALEVARQLVVFLKRPGGQSQFSVTLSLQKEGNRFDELHAWISENLNKDLGIPALANQAGMSERSFVRHYRADTGQTPARAIELIRVETARRLLSDTGLPIKRVAVQCGFGSEETLRRSFLRAMGVTPQAYRERFSVSAAADPVMP encoded by the coding sequence ATGTCGAAAACCATTCACGTGCTTGCCTTCGCCAATGTGCAAGTGCTCGATGTCACCGGGCCGTTGCAGGTGTTTGCATCGGCCAATGACATCGCCCGCCAGCAAGGTTCGCCGCCACCGTATGCGCCGTCGGTGATAACCAGCAGCGGCGGGGCGGTGATGTCGTCGGCGGGCCTGGCGTTGCTGGCCGAACCCTTGCCCGAACAGGGCAGCGACACCTTGATCATCGCCGGCGGTTGGGGCGTCTATGCGGCGGCGCAGGACCCGTCACTGGTCAGTTGGGTACGTGAGCACGCGGCAACGTGCCGGCGGGTGGCATCGGTGTGCACCGGGGCGTTTTTGCTGGCGGCCAGCGGCTGGCTCGATGGCCGGCGCGTGGTCACCCACTGGACCCGCTGCGAACAGCTGGCTCAGCAACACCCGCGGCTGCAGGTCGAGCCCAATCCGATCTTCATCAATGATGGTCCGGTCTGGACCTCGGCCGGCGTCACCGCCGGTATCGACCTGGCGTTGGCGATGGTCGAAGCCGACCTCGGTCGGACCATGGCCCTGGAAGTGGCCCGGCAACTGGTGGTGTTCCTGAAACGCCCTGGCGGCCAGTCGCAATTCAGCGTGACCCTGTCTTTGCAGAAAGAAGGCAACCGCTTTGACGAACTTCACGCCTGGATCAGCGAAAACCTCAACAAGGACCTGGGCATTCCAGCCCTGGCCAACCAGGCCGGCATGAGCGAACGCAGCTTCGTGCGCCACTACCGCGCCGACACCGGCCAAACCCCGGCCCGGGCCATCGAACTGATCCGGGTCGAAACCGCACGACGCCTGCTCAGCGATACCGGCTTACCCATCAAACGGGTGGCCGTGCAATGCGGATTCGGCAGCGAAGAAACCCTGCGCCGCAGTTTTCTGCGAGCCATGGGGGTAACGCCGCAGGCTTATCGCGAGCGGTTTTCGGTCAGTGCTGCAGCAGATCCAGTAATGCCTTGA
- a CDS encoding glycoside hydrolase family 15 protein encodes MPDHHPERQSPIDAHGIIGDMRSAALVNDKGSVDFFCWPEFDSPSIFCSLLDTPEAGIFQLSPDLPDARREQIYLPDTNVLQTRWLSDRAVVEITDLLPIGDTEDNLPVLMRRVRVVSGQATFQMRCAVRHDYARVRTLARLDEQDVIFEAADQPSLRLAADQPLRVDGQAAVAEFTLEQDQTAEFLLGAIDDPRFKEKGATLCLERTLKFWRDWIGLSNYRGRWREMVNRSALAMKLLTSRKHGAILAAATFGLPETLGGERNWDYRYTWIRDASFTVYAFMRLGFTEEANAYMRWLRGRVSDCRGQPMKLNILYGIDGRQELPEIELSHLSGHGGATPVRIGNLAYAQVQLDIFGELLDAVYLVNKYGEAISHEGWKHTVEVVDQVCETWQQEDVGIWEMRGEQHHFLHSRLMCWVALDRAIRLASKRSLPAPFARWDQTRQEIYTDIWENFWNDERGHFVQHIGGTGLDGSMLLMPLVRFVSARDPRWLATLNAIEKNLVRDGMVYRYHNDDQHIDGLPGTEGAFAACSFWYVECLARAGQVEKAHLEFEQLLRYANPLGLYAEEFDSRARHMGNTPQALTHLALISAACFLDRKLSGEKSNWQP; translated from the coding sequence ATGCCCGACCATCACCCGGAACGCCAAAGCCCCATCGACGCCCACGGCATCATCGGCGACATGCGCAGCGCCGCGCTGGTCAATGACAAGGGCAGCGTGGATTTTTTCTGCTGGCCGGAGTTCGACAGCCCGTCGATTTTTTGTTCGCTGCTGGACACCCCCGAGGCCGGTATTTTCCAGCTGTCCCCGGACTTGCCGGACGCTCGCCGCGAGCAAATCTACCTGCCCGACACCAACGTGCTGCAAACCCGCTGGCTCAGTGACCGTGCCGTGGTGGAGATCACCGACCTGCTGCCCATCGGCGACACCGAAGACAACCTGCCGGTGCTGATGCGTCGGGTCCGGGTAGTCAGCGGCCAAGCGACGTTTCAAATGCGCTGCGCCGTGCGTCACGACTACGCGCGGGTCCGCACCCTCGCCCGCCTGGATGAACAGGACGTGATCTTCGAGGCCGCGGATCAGCCGTCCCTGCGCCTGGCGGCGGACCAGCCGTTGCGCGTTGACGGGCAGGCAGCCGTCGCCGAATTCACCCTGGAGCAGGACCAGACCGCCGAGTTCCTGCTGGGCGCTATCGACGATCCACGCTTCAAGGAAAAAGGCGCCACGCTATGCCTGGAACGCACGCTGAAGTTCTGGCGCGACTGGATCGGCCTGTCCAACTACCGGGGACGCTGGCGGGAAATGGTCAACCGCTCGGCCCTGGCCATGAAGCTTTTGACTTCGCGCAAACATGGCGCAATCCTCGCCGCGGCGACCTTTGGCCTGCCCGAGACCCTCGGCGGCGAACGCAACTGGGATTACCGCTACACCTGGATCCGCGACGCGTCCTTCACCGTCTATGCCTTCATGCGCCTGGGTTTCACCGAAGAGGCCAACGCCTACATGCGCTGGTTGCGCGGACGCGTCAGCGACTGTCGTGGCCAACCAATGAAACTCAATATCCTGTATGGCATCGACGGTCGCCAGGAACTACCGGAGATCGAGCTCTCGCACCTGTCCGGCCACGGCGGCGCCACGCCGGTGCGCATCGGCAACCTGGCGTATGCGCAGGTCCAGCTGGATATCTTCGGCGAACTGCTGGACGCGGTGTACCTGGTCAACAAATACGGCGAAGCGATTTCCCACGAAGGCTGGAAGCACACCGTGGAAGTGGTCGATCAGGTGTGCGAAACCTGGCAGCAGGAGGACGTCGGCATCTGGGAAATGCGCGGCGAACAGCACCACTTCCTGCACTCGCGATTGATGTGCTGGGTCGCCCTGGACCGGGCGATCCGTCTCGCCTCGAAACGCTCGCTCCCCGCGCCGTTCGCCCGCTGGGACCAGACACGCCAGGAGATCTACACCGACATCTGGGAAAACTTCTGGAACGACGAACGCGGGCACTTCGTGCAGCACATCGGCGGCACCGGCCTCGACGGTTCGATGCTGCTGATGCCGCTGGTGCGTTTCGTCAGCGCCAGGGACCCGCGCTGGCTCGCGACCCTCAACGCCATCGAGAAAAACCTGGTGCGCGACGGCATGGTCTACCGCTACCACAACGACGATCAACACATCGACGGCCTGCCCGGCACCGAAGGCGCCTTTGCCGCCTGCTCATTCTGGTACGTCGAATGCCTGGCCCGCGCCGGCCAGGTGGAAAAGGCCCATCTGGAATTCGAGCAACTGTTGCGCTACGCCAACCCGCTGGGGCTGTACGCCGAAGAATTCGACAGCCGCGCGCGACACATGGGCAACACGCCACAGGCGCTGACGCACCTGGCGTTAATCAGCGCGGCGTGTTTTCTGGATCGCAAATTGAGTGGGGAGAAGAGTAACTGGCAGCCGTAG
- a CDS encoding lysozyme inhibitor LprI family protein: MYSRFLLVLTPLLFTPLAQAADCDNASDQVTMNQCAAQQHAAADKELNALYQQITTRLKGNPDSKKLLVGAQRSWIAFRDAECKFSASGVEGGSVYPLIYGNCVTELTKARVETFKTYLKCQEGDLGCPVPGV; the protein is encoded by the coding sequence ATGTACTCACGCTTCCTTCTGGTACTGACACCTTTGCTGTTCACTCCCCTGGCCCAGGCCGCCGACTGCGACAACGCCAGCGACCAGGTCACGATGAACCAGTGCGCCGCGCAGCAGCATGCGGCGGCGGACAAGGAGTTGAATGCGCTTTACCAGCAGATCACTACACGTTTGAAGGGCAATCCCGACAGCAAGAAACTGCTGGTGGGTGCGCAGCGTTCGTGGATTGCGTTTCGCGATGCCGAGTGCAAGTTTTCAGCGTCGGGGGTAGAGGGTGGGAGTGTTTATCCGCTGATCTACGGCAATTGCGTGACCGAATTGACCAAGGCGCGGGTGGAGACGTTCAAGACTTACCTGAAGTGCCAGGAGGGGGATTTGGGGTGTCCGGTGCCGGGGGTTTGA